One window from the genome of Bdellovibrio sp. NC01 encodes:
- the pth gene encoding aminoacyl-tRNA hydrolase: MWLIVGLGNPGNEYKFTRHNIGFMAVDYFLQGVGNPRQQNKFKAEIAEVEWKGHKLLFCKPQTYMNLSGESVTAIMGFYKIPMDHMIVIHDDIDQPFNQMKIHKNRGHGGHNGIRSISGLLGSADYARLKLGVGRPDNPNYPVADYVLGKFTKEESDKLPEFLNKGCDALEAIILDGIQKASTKFNT, encoded by the coding sequence ATGTGGTTGATCGTCGGCTTAGGCAATCCTGGAAACGAATATAAATTCACTCGTCACAACATCGGCTTCATGGCCGTGGATTACTTCCTTCAAGGTGTTGGCAACCCCCGCCAACAAAACAAATTTAAAGCTGAAATCGCTGAAGTTGAATGGAAAGGCCATAAGCTTCTATTCTGCAAACCTCAAACGTACATGAATCTTTCGGGCGAGTCGGTCACGGCCATCATGGGTTTTTACAAAATCCCGATGGACCACATGATTGTGATTCACGACGATATCGATCAGCCCTTCAATCAAATGAAAATTCATAAAAACCGTGGGCACGGCGGTCATAACGGAATCAGAAGTATCTCAGGTTTGCTGGGAAGTGCTGACTATGCCCGCCTGAAGTTGGGTGTGGGTCGCCCTGACAATCCAAACTATCCTGTCGCTGATTACGTTCTAGGGAAATTCACGAAGGAAGAAAGCGACAAACTTCCTGAATTTCTCAACAAAGGTTGTGATGCGCTAGAAGCCATCATCCTTGATGGAATTCAAAAAGCTTCGACAAAATTCAATACTTAG
- a CDS encoding ribose-phosphate pyrophosphokinase: MKGLKIFTANANPALAKKVAEAAGVELGYCEVSSFADGEIQVEIHESVRGQHVFVVQSTCPPVNQNYMELFVMLDALRRASAASITAVIPYYGYARQDRKVAPRAPISAKLMADLLTTAGANRVVCVDLHAAQIQGFFNVPVDHLFAIPTLARAWREAYGQGSEFVAVSPDAGGVERTRAFAKRIESSMAIIDKRRSGPNEAKALHLIGDVTGKTAVIVDDMIDTAGTLTQAVDSLYRNGAKRVFAVATHPVLSGPAISRLKESRIEKVWVTDTIPLSEAAKNCGKIEVVSVAPVLAEAMRRIHGNDSVSSLFD; encoded by the coding sequence ATGAAGGGCCTAAAGATCTTTACAGCCAATGCCAACCCCGCTCTTGCCAAAAAGGTTGCTGAAGCAGCCGGTGTCGAGCTTGGATACTGCGAAGTAAGCAGTTTCGCCGATGGGGAAATTCAAGTTGAAATTCATGAAAGTGTTCGCGGACAGCATGTCTTTGTCGTGCAAAGTACTTGTCCTCCTGTGAACCAAAACTACATGGAGCTGTTCGTGATGCTCGATGCTCTAAGAAGAGCTTCTGCAGCTTCAATCACGGCTGTCATTCCATACTACGGTTATGCCCGTCAGGATCGCAAAGTAGCACCTCGTGCTCCGATTTCTGCGAAATTGATGGCGGACTTGCTGACTACGGCAGGTGCGAACCGTGTGGTCTGCGTGGACCTGCATGCGGCCCAAATCCAAGGTTTCTTCAATGTTCCGGTGGACCACTTGTTCGCGATTCCGACTTTAGCTCGCGCTTGGCGTGAGGCTTACGGTCAAGGCAGCGAGTTTGTCGCAGTGAGTCCAGATGCTGGTGGCGTGGAAAGAACCCGTGCCTTCGCTAAACGCATTGAGAGCTCTATGGCGATCATCGATAAACGCCGTTCTGGCCCAAATGAGGCTAAAGCGTTGCACTTAATCGGCGATGTGACTGGAAAAACAGCAGTTATCGTCGACGATATGATTGATACGGCTGGGACTCTTACACAAGCTGTTGACAGTCTTTACCGAAATGGGGCAAAACGTGTGTTCGCCGTTGCAACGCACCCTGTTTTGTCAGGTCCTGCGATCAGTCGTTTGAAAGAAAGCCGCATTGAAAAAGTGTGGGTAACTGACACGATCCCGTTATCGGAAGCTGCGAAAAATTGCGGAAAAATCGAAGTGGTATCCGTAGCCCCAGTTTTGGCTGAGGCGATGAGACGTATCCACGGAAATGACTCCGTAAGTTCTTTGTTTGATTAA
- the ychF gene encoding redox-regulated ATPase YchF, with the protein MALQVGIVGLPNVGKSTLFNALTSAKAEAANYPFCTIDPNVGVVTVPDPRMDKITGFIKPQKVIPTTMEFVDIAGIVKGASQGEGLGNQFLSHIRQTDAIVHVVRCFDDPNIVHVAGSVDPIRDIEIINTELLLADLDSVEKRLQRIEKQAKNSTDKKLKMEVEVAKKVQEALGKGLPARSVNLDEFETPILKEFHLLTAKPVLYAMNVSDTDFAAGGNDWTKAVIARAAEENNKTIMICSAMEAEIALLPPEDRADFLAALGAEEPGLNRLIREAYALLGLQTYFTAGEKEVRAWTIRANTKAPQAAGVIHTDFEKGFIRAETYHCEDLFTYKSEQAVKDAGKYRVEGKEYVVKDGDILFFRFNV; encoded by the coding sequence ATGGCTTTGCAAGTAGGTATCGTAGGTCTTCCAAACGTAGGTAAAAGTACGCTTTTCAACGCGTTGACTTCTGCTAAGGCAGAGGCTGCGAACTATCCTTTCTGTACTATCGATCCAAACGTAGGTGTCGTAACAGTTCCAGATCCTCGTATGGATAAAATCACTGGTTTCATCAAACCACAAAAAGTTATTCCAACGACAATGGAATTCGTGGATATCGCGGGTATCGTAAAAGGTGCTTCGCAAGGTGAAGGCTTGGGCAACCAATTCCTTTCTCACATCCGTCAAACAGACGCGATCGTTCACGTGGTTCGTTGCTTTGACGATCCAAATATCGTGCACGTTGCGGGTTCTGTTGATCCAATTCGTGACATCGAAATCATCAATACAGAGCTTTTGCTTGCTGACCTTGATTCAGTTGAAAAACGTCTTCAACGTATCGAAAAACAAGCGAAGAACTCCACTGACAAAAAATTGAAAATGGAAGTGGAAGTTGCCAAAAAAGTTCAAGAGGCTTTGGGTAAAGGTCTTCCGGCTCGTTCCGTAAATTTGGATGAGTTCGAAACTCCGATCTTGAAAGAGTTCCACTTGTTGACTGCAAAACCAGTTCTTTACGCGATGAACGTGTCTGACACAGACTTCGCTGCTGGTGGCAACGATTGGACAAAAGCAGTTATTGCTCGCGCCGCTGAAGAGAACAACAAAACAATCATGATCTGTTCTGCGATGGAAGCAGAGATCGCCCTTCTTCCACCGGAAGATCGCGCTGATTTCTTGGCAGCCTTGGGTGCAGAAGAACCAGGTTTGAATCGTTTGATCCGTGAAGCTTACGCTTTGTTGGGTCTACAAACGTACTTCACTGCTGGTGAAAAAGAAGTTCGTGCATGGACAATTCGTGCAAACACGAAAGCCCCACAAGCGGCCGGCGTGATCCACACTGACTTCGAAAAAGGTTTCATCAGAGCAGAAACTTACCACTGCGAAGATTTGTTCACTTACAAATCTGAACAAGCAGTTAAAGACGCTGGTAAATACCGTGTCGAAGGTAAAGAGTATGTTGTTAAAGATGGCGACATCTTATTCTTCCGTTTCAACGTTTAA
- a CDS encoding 50S ribosomal protein L25 — translation MKNRIDLTVEARETGKHNSRTLRSNRQVPAVIYGAVAPINVTVGEKEIVKFNTRAYENALFNLKSGDKNANGIVVLVKQVDVHPLTRRPVHVDFYALDLKKAVRVWVEVKLEGKPIGLSEGGLLNVVNRQVEIEVLPTEIPEFIAADISNLALGDALHASDLKLSGSGKIMSSADLTIAVVSAQEEEVAATPAPAAAAPAAAAPAAAKAPAAKK, via the coding sequence ATGAAAAACAGAATCGACCTAACAGTTGAAGCTCGTGAAACTGGTAAACACAACAGCCGTACTCTTCGCTCGAACCGTCAAGTTCCTGCAGTAATCTACGGTGCAGTTGCTCCAATCAACGTAACAGTTGGTGAAAAAGAGATCGTTAAGTTCAACACTCGCGCTTACGAAAATGCTCTTTTCAACTTGAAATCTGGTGACAAAAACGCAAACGGTATCGTTGTTCTTGTTAAACAAGTAGACGTTCACCCTCTTACTCGCCGTCCAGTGCACGTAGATTTCTACGCTTTGGATCTTAAAAAAGCAGTTCGCGTTTGGGTTGAAGTTAAACTTGAAGGTAAACCAATCGGTCTTTCTGAAGGCGGTTTGTTGAACGTAGTTAACCGTCAAGTTGAGATCGAAGTTCTTCCAACTGAGATCCCAGAATTCATCGCTGCAGACATCTCTAACTTGGCGTTGGGCGATGCTCTTCACGCGTCTGATTTGAAACTTTCTGGTTCAGGCAAAATCATGTCTTCTGCAGACCTTACAATCGCGGTTGTATCTGCTCAAGAAGAAGAAGTTGCTGCTACTCCAGCTCCTGCTGCTGCGGCTCCAGCTGCTGCTGCACCTGCTGCTGCAAAAGCTCCAGCTGCTAAGAAGTAA
- a CDS encoding N-acetylmuramoyl-L-alanine amidase: MKFLRAKTAFISATLIAAAIPASAFHIVLDAGHGGTDTGAVHSNIKEADLVLKVANKVKGLLEKDQNFQVSMTRNADRNLGLPDRVKFAETSKADLFVSIHANAASDQRAKGVEFFFQNNLPPDEESLFLASQENQAVLNSIKESHEGDELSKKGDVTAIVEDLRRQNRMMSSLRLTQTLTSTWENDASAAQATIKQAPFYVISKTSMPAVLIEVGFLTNPREAKKLSSSEYQTDLAQKIYRALLSYKEKVDNTEAKTLN, from the coding sequence ATGAAATTCCTGCGTGCTAAAACGGCCTTTATTTCTGCGACTCTTATCGCGGCAGCAATCCCTGCTTCGGCCTTTCATATTGTGTTAGATGCCGGCCACGGCGGCACTGATACGGGTGCGGTCCACAGCAATATTAAAGAGGCAGATCTTGTTCTGAAGGTCGCTAATAAGGTCAAAGGACTACTTGAAAAGGATCAAAACTTTCAAGTATCGATGACTCGCAATGCAGATCGCAACTTGGGCCTGCCCGATCGTGTGAAATTCGCGGAAACTTCAAAGGCTGATTTATTTGTGAGCATTCACGCCAACGCTGCTTCTGATCAACGCGCAAAAGGCGTTGAATTTTTCTTTCAAAATAATCTTCCTCCCGATGAGGAAAGTTTGTTCTTAGCAAGCCAGGAAAATCAGGCTGTTCTAAATTCGATAAAAGAAAGTCATGAAGGTGATGAATTATCGAAAAAGGGTGACGTGACAGCGATTGTTGAAGACTTGCGTCGTCAAAACCGCATGATGTCGAGTTTGCGTCTAACACAGACATTAACAAGTACATGGGAAAATGATGCGAGTGCTGCGCAAGCGACAATCAAGCAGGCTCCATTTTACGTGATCTCGAAGACTTCTATGCCCGCTGTATTGATCGAAGTCGGTTTTCTAACAAATCCACGCGAAGCAAAAAAACTTTCAAGTTCAGAATATCAAACCGATCTTGCTCAGAAAATCTACAGAGCACTTCTTAGTTACAAAGAAAAAGTAGACAACACAGAGGCCAAGACTTTAAATTGA
- the rdgB gene encoding RdgB/HAM1 family non-canonical purine NTP pyrophosphatase: MELWIATGNKGKLTEFKLLLNEIADLQVHHQGEIPSFTPRPEDGKTFLDNARIKAKTLRAVKNNVWVLGEDAGLEVEGLNGLPGIHSARYAGPKASDSENVAKLLKMMTLKPMNNRNAKFVATTVVYTPTGEEWVFTGEMKGKIATKPSGLHGFGYDPVFIPDGQTQTLAELGDGFKTQFSHRAQAIKAFLDKWRTTQ; the protein is encoded by the coding sequence ATGGAACTGTGGATTGCGACTGGAAATAAAGGCAAATTGACCGAGTTCAAATTACTTTTGAACGAGATCGCTGATTTGCAAGTACATCATCAAGGTGAAATCCCTTCTTTCACTCCCCGCCCAGAAGACGGCAAAACGTTTTTGGATAATGCACGCATTAAAGCCAAAACTTTAAGAGCCGTTAAAAATAACGTGTGGGTTCTTGGTGAAGATGCGGGTCTTGAAGTGGAAGGCTTGAATGGTCTTCCAGGTATTCACTCAGCCCGCTACGCAGGTCCAAAAGCCTCTGACAGCGAAAACGTCGCAAAGCTTTTGAAGATGATGACTTTAAAACCGATGAACAACCGCAATGCGAAGTTTGTTGCGACAACTGTCGTGTACACTCCAACAGGCGAAGAATGGGTTTTCACTGGCGAGATGAAAGGAAAAATTGCGACCAAGCCTTCGGGTCTGCATGGCTTCGGCTATGATCCTGTGTTTATTCCGGATGGCCAGACACAAACCTTGGCAGAGCTTGGTGATGGCTTTAAAACGCAGTTCTCGCACCGTGCACAAGCCATTAAAGCCTTCTTGGATAAGTGGCGCACAACTCAATAA
- a CDS encoding cache domain-containing protein, whose product MKRAMLIVASSLLALSARAEEACTKEQAKEAVEKICKDVEADADKALETVQTYRFCGSNYVWVQDANVNMVKHPIKPKLNGTSLKENKDDNGKLLFVEFDKSAKANKDGGWVDYVWPKPGAEKATDKISFVKKCGGPKGWIVGSGVWK is encoded by the coding sequence ATGAAAAGAGCAATGTTAATCGTCGCATCATCTTTATTGGCACTTTCGGCACGAGCGGAAGAAGCATGTACAAAAGAACAAGCGAAAGAAGCAGTAGAAAAGATCTGTAAAGATGTTGAGGCTGACGCAGATAAAGCTCTTGAGACAGTGCAAACATATCGTTTTTGCGGTTCAAATTATGTGTGGGTGCAAGACGCCAACGTCAATATGGTGAAACATCCGATCAAGCCTAAATTAAATGGCACATCACTCAAAGAAAACAAAGATGATAACGGCAAGTTGTTATTCGTGGAATTCGATAAATCAGCAAAAGCCAATAAAGATGGCGGTTGGGTTGACTATGTTTGGCCAAAACCTGGCGCAGAAAAAGCAACGGACAAAATTTCATTCGTAAAGAAGTGCGGTGGTCCTAAAGGTTGGATCGTTGGTTCTGGCGTTTGGAAATAA
- a CDS encoding beta-sandwich domain-containing protein yields MKRFFAGFLATMAVVQHAAHAAENLVDLPGFDSQDTQVTTTPATPTVAPQTPSVERSEFAGTLLVKEVPRKSGGTLLKISLKQALSLKRLELAISKSSLKVYKVTAFNDNGQAIALQSLTSYERSFAAGTVVSSQLNQSDRIAKIEILAESYGGEADLTVNAVADREVPKLVLTDSVLPAPLPPPVDTVLRRGDEVISGPFQNNQYYYGTVLEIFANGKVNVRDNDDGKNYVRDMTAVNKKINCNNTGLVCIGQKVLSGPFQNNAYYNGEVTAVYTNGLIAVRDNDDNKTYLRKSDVVITPLARCNNSGHCVGDKVLSGPFQNNAYYNGQIEAMYSNGLIAVRDQDDGKLYYREARLVLKSVRCDAKSDLCIGTSVLSGPFQENKYYQGRIEGIYSNGLIYVRDQDDNKLYPRQANNMFREIKCEASKGICKGARVLSGPYQRGAYYAGTVLAVYVNDKILVRDDDDGKNYIRPAKELFKAQ; encoded by the coding sequence ATGAAACGTTTTTTCGCAGGCTTCCTTGCGACGATGGCGGTCGTTCAACATGCAGCGCACGCGGCTGAAAACCTTGTTGATCTGCCAGGCTTTGATTCGCAGGACACACAAGTAACTACAACGCCAGCAACTCCGACAGTTGCACCTCAAACGCCTTCAGTCGAGCGCAGTGAGTTCGCGGGAACTCTCTTAGTTAAAGAGGTACCAAGAAAATCTGGCGGTACATTGCTCAAGATTTCTTTGAAGCAAGCGTTGTCATTAAAACGCTTGGAACTAGCAATTTCTAAGAGCTCATTAAAAGTCTATAAAGTGACGGCCTTCAACGATAATGGCCAAGCGATCGCACTCCAATCTCTGACGTCGTATGAACGTTCCTTTGCAGCGGGCACGGTGGTTTCTTCGCAATTGAATCAGAGTGATCGAATCGCAAAAATCGAAATTTTGGCGGAGTCCTATGGTGGAGAAGCCGATCTGACTGTGAATGCAGTTGCAGATCGGGAAGTGCCGAAGTTGGTATTAACAGATTCTGTTTTGCCAGCTCCACTTCCTCCACCAGTGGATACGGTTCTTCGTCGTGGTGACGAAGTGATCTCGGGTCCGTTCCAAAATAATCAATATTATTACGGCACCGTTTTAGAAATATTTGCGAATGGCAAAGTGAATGTGCGTGATAACGACGACGGCAAAAACTATGTTCGCGACATGACTGCTGTGAACAAAAAAATCAATTGCAACAATACTGGTTTGGTATGCATTGGTCAGAAGGTTTTGTCGGGTCCATTCCAAAACAATGCGTACTACAACGGCGAAGTGACGGCGGTTTATACAAATGGATTGATCGCGGTTCGTGACAATGATGACAACAAAACTTACCTGCGCAAATCTGATGTGGTTATTACCCCATTAGCTCGTTGCAACAACAGCGGCCACTGTGTTGGCGACAAAGTATTGTCAGGCCCCTTCCAAAATAATGCTTACTACAACGGTCAAATCGAAGCGATGTATTCGAATGGTTTGATTGCGGTTCGCGATCAAGATGACGGTAAACTTTATTACCGTGAAGCACGTTTGGTTTTGAAGTCTGTTCGCTGTGATGCAAAATCTGACTTGTGCATTGGAACAAGCGTTCTTTCAGGTCCATTCCAGGAGAACAAATACTATCAAGGTCGCATTGAAGGTATTTACTCAAACGGTTTGATTTATGTTCGTGATCAGGACGACAACAAGCTTTACCCTCGCCAAGCAAACAACATGTTCCGCGAAATTAAGTGCGAAGCCAGCAAAGGTATTTGCAAAGGTGCACGCGTTTTATCGGGGCCTTACCAACGTGGCGCTTATTACGCAGGAACAGTGCTTGCGGTTTACGTGAATGATAAAATCCTGGTTCGTGATGACGATGATGGCAAAAACTATATTCGTCCCGCGAAAGAACTTTTCAAGGCTCAGTAG
- a CDS encoding methyl-accepting chemotaxis protein produces MIEGMFIAYEGALYGSGLVPGKDLEAFTPSFQNLNKSFLARVQTMAEDFAFDDIILASTNGQVVFAIAKDKDVNVYLGKNLISGVFKETKLGECYRKAKESKERALIFSGTSINSISGQMESFLCQGKAAEFDYASDGIKKGDVLGVVISRISMGVFTEMASWRFGEGDTGVSYIVGPDYFLRTNYINKNNNVTGVESLKDKREFKTTSIEDALKGKEGMETTKNPFAKDVMSFYVPIEFFGHSWALIVEKETDEIYSSVHAMIYKLAGVGALIFLAVLGISYLYLDHNVKSLVRIGEQMDESCVRISQNGGQLKQSSEEMSEGATMGAASLEQTVSSLTEVSSMVDNNSQNANEAYKLSVSNLESAKAGSEKISRLIESMRAVAEKSERIEQISAVIEDIAFQTNLLALNASVEAARAGEQGKGFAVVADAVRNLAQKSSQSAKEISDLIQSTVEIAVAGRSEADESGLVLQRIVDAIEKASKINQSIAEASREQATGVREISTTMNNIDQITQKNAALASSLKDSSDNLSLESEVLKEVFSRLHLILKGS; encoded by the coding sequence TTGATCGAAGGAATGTTCATAGCTTATGAAGGAGCGTTGTATGGTTCGGGGCTCGTGCCGGGAAAAGATTTAGAAGCATTCACGCCGTCTTTTCAAAATTTGAATAAAAGTTTTTTAGCGCGCGTTCAGACGATGGCAGAAGACTTTGCTTTTGACGATATCATTTTAGCCTCCACAAACGGCCAAGTCGTCTTTGCGATTGCAAAAGATAAAGATGTAAATGTTTATCTCGGAAAGAATCTGATTAGTGGGGTCTTCAAAGAAACTAAACTGGGCGAATGTTATCGCAAAGCCAAAGAATCCAAAGAGCGCGCACTGATTTTTTCTGGCACAAGTATCAATAGCATATCCGGTCAGATGGAATCTTTTCTGTGTCAGGGAAAAGCAGCTGAGTTTGACTATGCTTCTGACGGAATTAAAAAAGGTGATGTATTAGGAGTTGTCATCTCGCGCATTAGTATGGGCGTCTTTACTGAAATGGCCTCATGGCGATTTGGTGAGGGCGATACAGGCGTATCGTATATCGTGGGGCCTGATTACTTCTTACGTACGAACTATATAAATAAAAACAACAATGTCACTGGTGTTGAGTCTTTAAAAGACAAGCGTGAATTTAAAACGACTTCGATCGAAGACGCTTTAAAGGGTAAAGAGGGAATGGAGACGACAAAAAATCCTTTTGCTAAAGACGTTATGTCTTTCTACGTTCCCATCGAGTTTTTTGGTCACAGTTGGGCTTTGATTGTCGAAAAGGAAACTGATGAAATTTATTCCTCTGTCCATGCGATGATTTATAAACTTGCAGGCGTTGGAGCTTTAATTTTTCTCGCTGTTTTAGGTATTAGCTATTTATACCTAGATCACAACGTGAAATCTCTGGTGCGTATTGGTGAGCAGATGGATGAAAGTTGCGTGCGTATTTCCCAAAATGGGGGACAGCTTAAACAATCTTCTGAAGAAATGTCAGAGGGGGCGACAATGGGCGCGGCTTCACTTGAACAAACTGTATCTTCGTTAACAGAGGTTTCATCTATGGTGGATAATAATTCACAAAATGCCAACGAGGCATATAAATTATCCGTCAGTAATTTAGAGTCGGCAAAAGCAGGTTCAGAGAAGATTTCGCGTCTTATTGAATCGATGCGGGCCGTTGCAGAAAAGTCGGAACGGATTGAGCAAATTTCCGCGGTTATTGAAGACATCGCATTTCAAACGAACTTACTAGCCTTGAATGCCTCTGTCGAAGCAGCAAGAGCGGGAGAGCAAGGTAAAGGCTTTGCGGTGGTTGCGGATGCCGTTCGTAATCTTGCGCAAAAGAGTTCACAGTCCGCTAAAGAGATTTCGGATCTGATTCAAAGCACCGTCGAAATAGCAGTCGCCGGGCGTTCTGAAGCGGATGAAAGCGGCTTGGTCTTACAAAGAATTGTGGATGCAATCGAAAAGGCCAGCAAAATTAACCAAAGTATTGCCGAAGCTTCTCGAGAGCAAGCAACGGGTGTACGAGAAATTTCGACCACAATGAATAACATTGATCAAATCACTCAAAAAAATGCCGCACTAGCTTCATCTCTTAAAGACAGCTCAGATAATCTTTCTTTAGAATCAGAGGTTCTAAAGGAAGTGTTTTCGCGCTTGCATCTTATTTTGAAGGGTTCATGA
- the rph gene encoding ribonuclease PH — MRADGRLFDQLRNVKITPNVSEYAEGSALVEFGKTKVLCTATYEPKAPQWLLGTGSGWVTAEYGMLPRSTHTRNKREKSMNSGRTQEISRLIGRSLRAAVDLKALGEKQIIIDCDVINADGGTRTASVTGGFVALALAVKKLHALSEIKAMPLINYVSAISVGLHEGNIFLDLNYDEDSAIGTDMNFVMTDKGAFVEVQGTAEHTPFTRDQLFKMMEVADKGCRELFIHQAAVMGEIYKIAGK, encoded by the coding sequence ATGCGCGCTGACGGCCGTCTTTTCGATCAACTACGCAACGTTAAAATCACACCGAATGTTTCTGAATACGCAGAAGGTTCTGCACTCGTTGAATTTGGTAAAACTAAAGTTCTTTGTACGGCAACTTATGAACCGAAAGCACCACAATGGTTGCTAGGCACAGGTTCTGGCTGGGTCACTGCTGAATACGGCATGCTTCCCCGCTCGACTCATACACGTAACAAACGCGAAAAATCAATGAACAGCGGTCGCACGCAAGAGATCTCTCGCTTAATAGGTCGTTCACTTCGCGCGGCTGTTGATTTGAAAGCTTTGGGCGAAAAACAAATCATCATCGACTGTGACGTGATCAACGCTGACGGTGGCACACGCACTGCTTCCGTAACAGGTGGCTTCGTGGCATTGGCTTTGGCTGTTAAAAAATTGCATGCACTTAGCGAAATCAAAGCAATGCCTTTGATTAATTACGTTTCTGCGATCAGCGTGGGCCTTCATGAAGGCAACATCTTCCTTGATTTGAACTACGATGAAGATTCAGCGATCGGTACTGACATGAATTTCGTCATGACCGATAAAGGTGCCTTCGTTGAAGTGCAAGGCACAGCGGAACACACGCCATTCACACGCGATCAATTGTTCAAAATGATGGAAGTCGCTGATAAAGGTTGCCGTGAATTATTCATTCATCAAGCAGCAGTGATGGGCGAAATCTACAAGATCGCCGGCAAATAG
- a CDS encoding extracellular solute-binding protein: MTLSTVSAFLCAAILSFQALASAETLTIYSTHKQRSVQNLLNKFLAENKGVEIAYFSDVNWELVKKLEAEKATSKGDIYFTKDLVYLNETAAKDLLIPFTSAEVAKNIPAYMIDKNNLWTGLGLRARTMVYNPSSLNPAELSTYEDLGDSKWTARMCLRTSLSSYSVAYVASMIMHLGYDRALQAVKGWVANTVIDPTIGDELLLANIDAGVCEVGVMNTHYLAEQQMKKTINAKPFFADQATTGAHMNGSGIGILKTTQNKALATKFIEFMTRKDVQEQWGREQMEYPANVEAEIPASLAAFGNFKKDETPWSDFAPYLEQARQLFKDADYQ, encoded by the coding sequence GTGACATTAAGCACTGTATCCGCTTTTTTGTGTGCCGCGATTTTGAGTTTTCAGGCACTGGCTTCCGCCGAAACTTTGACGATCTATTCCACGCACAAACAACGTAGCGTCCAAAATTTATTGAACAAGTTTTTAGCTGAAAACAAAGGTGTCGAGATCGCGTATTTCAGTGATGTGAACTGGGAACTTGTGAAAAAGTTGGAAGCCGAAAAAGCGACATCCAAAGGCGATATTTATTTTACGAAAGACCTTGTTTACTTGAATGAAACAGCCGCGAAAGATTTGTTGATCCCGTTCACAAGTGCAGAGGTCGCAAAGAACATTCCGGCCTATATGATCGACAAAAACAATTTATGGACTGGCTTAGGTCTTCGCGCGCGCACGATGGTTTACAATCCGTCGTCTTTGAACCCCGCAGAGCTTTCAACTTACGAAGATTTAGGTGACAGCAAATGGACCGCACGCATGTGTCTGCGTACGTCGTTAAGTTCCTACAGCGTTGCTTATGTGGCTTCGATGATTATGCACTTGGGCTACGACCGAGCTTTGCAAGCTGTCAAAGGTTGGGTTGCAAACACGGTGATTGATCCAACGATTGGTGACGAGCTTTTACTTGCGAATATTGATGCCGGAGTTTGCGAAGTGGGTGTGATGAACACGCACTATCTGGCGGAACAACAAATGAAAAAAACAATCAATGCGAAACCCTTCTTCGCCGATCAGGCGACAACAGGTGCACATATGAATGGCTCGGGAATCGGTATTTTGAAGACAACGCAAAATAAAGCGTTAGCTACAAAGTTCATTGAATTCATGACTCGCAAAGATGTGCAAGAGCAGTGGGGCCGTGAACAAATGGAATACCCAGCGAATGTCGAAGCGGAAATTCCAGCGTCGTTAGCGGCCTTTGGAAATTTCAAAAAAGATGAAACTCCATGGAGTGATTTTGCTCCTTACCTGGAGCAGGCTCGCCAGCTTTTCAAAGATGCTGATTATCAATAG